From Lasioglossum baleicum chromosome 16, iyLasBale1, whole genome shotgun sequence:
GGAATCCATCGCGGCTATACGTCACCGGTCCCTTTCTCCACGGACAGGAAGATGCGAAAAGGTTGCTCGGTGACATACGAGACGACAGATTCCATCCCTTTGCCGATCGCTTATCGCGCACGCCCACGATCTACGGGATCGATAACCGTTCGGAGAATTCcaaatttcattctttcttGCTGAAACCTGGACCAGAGGTTTTCTCGTCTTCATTTATTTACGGAAACGTGGTCCGTACGGGCCGATCGCGACAATGGACATATGGCGTGGAGTTAGGGCTGccactttccttcgaaggtcgaagattctGATGCTCGTTTGAAATTTCGAAGgcgacgagtagactgcggacctttatggcTCGCagaaattttcagaaattctagaaaatacaattctacagaatttagtacgatttttatttatttcggatctagAAAGACTACTATCCCACTGAAAGTAAGATTTTTCACGATCCCATACAATTTTCctgtaaaaactgaaaattccataaacgtccgcagtctagcgatgagaatcgaagtttcggaGCTTCGAATTTCGAACCTCCGTAGCAAATTACGTCGAAACTTCGtcacttcgaagttcccttcgttccttcgaatcttcgaagagaCGAACCTTCGGAAAAGCATCAGCCCTACGTGGAAATTCCATCAGTTCTACGTGGAAATTCCATCGGCCCTTTCGTGGGCACGTAGCGGAATTAGTCACACGGATTTAGGCACGGTTCTCCGGAAACCAGCCCCGAGGAACACTGTCATTTTCTGTCGGTCACCACGCTCGCTTCCGACACTCGTGTCAGGTTCGTTAACACCGCGTTAATTGCTTTGGAAACCGTTCCCTCGCTCAATTACCATTAATATGTCTGTGACGTTGCCGACGCTCGCATCCACGATTACGACTGACGATCTTTGACGAGGGATTAGGAATCTAACAGACACTCGACACAGATTGCATATCCACCGTTGTCGAGATTAGGTGTTGTCCAAGGGGTTTGACGTTTAACATGGAATGGGAACAGACTATGGGGATCTGCGATAAAATTGCGAGACATCCGTGTGTCGCGCTGACTCCGATCTGGAACCTTTTGCACTGGTTCACGAGGTTATCTACGGAGATTGTGCTTGTAGGTCACTTCGCTATACCCCGGAAACCGGGGCTTCTTGAATTACTCTCGTAGTTGTTCAACGATTCGCTTTCCAGATCATTGCGAGATGACTTCCTTTAGCACTTTTCTATGAATCTAACTTTTGGACAGTTGCGCCTGTCCTTAGTAACTTCTCTGCTCCTAATGACTAGACTCTGGATTTTTCTGCGAGGTCAAATTCGTGTGCACCAATCGCAAGTCACAGGAGCTAActacatatttattttctgcTGTAGTAATTTGTAATATGTCGTAATACGTCTTTATCACGaaaattaaaacgtctttatccccaaaaatgtcgtaagaAGAAACAGATTATTATCTTATAAGAAAGATAAGAAAATTATATCCTTTTATTACATCTAAAAAGAAAagagtaacattcatatttgttagactttgtttaaggtctccgtcacgagcttgactcgttaaaatacgggaAGGGTTGTCTTGCACTTGGAACTTGTTGATTAAAATGACTTTGTCCCAAAAAAATGTCGTAGACGataatagaaaatttatatgtattttatacttcatctaaaaagaaaagcGTTacgttcatatttgttagactttgttaaagaTCTTCGTCACGAGTTTGACTCGTTATAATACAGAAAGGTGTTGAATTGCAACTTGAAACTTGTGGGATTTCGAACTTGCCTCTTTCCCCAGCGATTTATTTGTTTGGCAGacgattttatggaaatgtaagTACTTTTGCGTTGTTTTTAATCCGTTTCTTAACAATTGGATCGCATTGCATATTCATTGAGGATGTTCTCTTTCGTGCATGCGTCACTGGTTCGAAACACCTGCGAATGTGCGTGCACAAAGAACGACGTAACCCAGCCCGATTCTGATAACCGGACTCCGTTCCTCTGTGTGTTTCAAGGACACCCGTGGCCGGACGACCCTTGACACTCTCGCCAACGACACTACCCACACGACGACCACCGCGATCGTTGTCTTTCACCGGTTCTCTTACCTTGGCACCGCACCACCACCATTCTCGTTTGCGGAATTGATACGCGTCCACCATCGGCGTTCCGTTCTCTCCAATTAAACAATCGAATGCTCATTATTCCTCTCGGCGTCGCGAGAAACACGCGCTCTCATCGACGACGAATGCcaatcgcaaatcgcaggacaGAATCAGTCATTTTTTCCAAACTGCCATGGTTGAAAAGTGTGCCTACGAGTTTCCTGGGTCGATTTTTGTAGAATAAATTGCGCACTGCTTTAATAccttaattaattaatcggaGGAACAATAGTCGCACTGTTTTCGATTCTATAAAATGATTcaatgaagaaataaatgtctgtcCTGTTgcttgaaattgatataattttgattttgcataggaatgtaaaataaaaattatccaaGACAATTGTACCAACAGGAACTTAGGAGAACATGCATCTTTACTTTCAATAATTCTACGAGGCCAAGAATAATTGTCCTCTCACATTTCTGATTTCCTTTTTCCGCAGAATTCTGTATCGAGTTGTGGGAAGCATTAAAAATCACGACGCATTTATATTCCCCGACACGCGTCACCTGACCAGTCACGAATTCGAGGGATTAGAGTCCGACCACCCAAATCTTCCACCCCAAAATTGTAAATCCCGTCGCCGTGGATGGTCACGTTCGAGTCCTGTGATTCCCGACAGCCATTTAATCCTTACGATGCGAGAGAATCGTTTCACGCTGCCAAAAGgtaacaaataaaaatgtaaaagtgACCGCAGTGCGAATAAACGGTTCCAAGTGTCCGACGACAGATAGTTCAGAGACCACAGAAAGTCTGCGACATTATCGTTATTGTACATtgtgtttaaaatatttgttccgAGAAGACTTCTTGTTCAAGGCAACGAAACATAGCGTTCTCTTTCTGAGGTTTCGCGTAGCTTTTATTGCAGTACGTACACGAATAAATGAACCGAACTCGGGCCAGATGGCCCACTGCCAATAGTGGTTTTCTTCAATTTTGCGAGCCTCTATTGTGTTGTCGGAGAAGCTGTGAATCTTCTAGACTTTCCTAATCGAACGCTGAAATGATAATTGAAAGAAGGTTCAACGTTCTTCTGGCAACACAATATTCTATAAAGAATCCATCCAACAGCTTCTGGCGAAAGTTCTCGTCGCGCGTCGTATTTTAAACAATCTTGAAATgttgaaaagaaaatttgacTAACTTACTAAGAATATTACTACACAAATTAGCTGAGCTATTAACTGCAGCGTCCACAAAGCTTGGGTACAGTCGACGCAAGTTATTTAACAAGAATTGGGACGTCAACTTTCTCGAAAATTCTATCACGCTCGACGTATCGTGGCAAAAATTAATAAGTCTCGTACTGATTCGTATAATTCAGAACAGACGCAAGTCAaacatgctcgattttggacaagCTGAGGGCAGAATGAAGGCAGCTCGGTCcttcgtttaagagggcagcacggtcgaaTTATTGCAGCAGACATTGAATAATATCCCGTGTGTAGTTAACCTAAATGTATAGATTACTTAAAACCTTtctatatttaacatgttcgcaCAAATTCTTATTGTaagattataaattaatatattagcgagtaaagaatggacattcagagaaattttgtaatatatttcaaaggaacattaacaaattgttgaaagaaatacagtaaatgcgtacgtgggtacccggttgactacacaagggatatcatgtactctcctccttttccccttccactatcccattctaCTATTCCAACATCCCCCActaccgtagaccacggtgtccgtgccgtagactgtggtctggttatcagagagggggtaaatgTATTCCCTTAAATTTCCCCGTTCTGTCATCACTGTACATGATCGACATCCGCCATATTAgcgcgaccgtgctgccctcttaaacgaaggacctaacccagaccggaccagcataaagcgatacttctgcgtccaaaatcgagcagattccgagcatcctgAGCTTCGAGCGCGCTCTGACAGCTTAACGCTCGGCATCTGCTGGCATCGTACGATTGCAGGCTGCACTGGGATAAGTGTAGCATGCAACTGTTCTATACAAACGGAGAAGTTCGCAGTAACGAATGATGTCGCTGAGagaacacagagagagagagagagagagagagagtgatatTGAATGCCATTTATTTAAGACCAAGAAACAAAAGTCCAACGAGTCGGAGTGAGAAATTAAATTTGTTGTGAACGCGATTGAACGTATCAAATACCTGCTAAAATTAAAAACTATCCCGACGCTCGTCACACTGTGCCATATCCAGCAGTGGTTCGTTACAGAGTACGCGTGTCGGTGAACGGTGTTGCACATTCGAATTGTATTTGTTAATCGTTTATCAAACGCGACGCGATGGCAACGTGTGGTGCGCAATCCTTTGGCTTACATGTATACAAGTTAcagaataatatatatttatacagatatatatatatatatatatttatatttatttatatatatagagatatttttttatatagacTAAATACCGTTTCTGCTCTGCACCTAGGTCTGAGATATGTTGAAGGCAGGTACAGGTGATACGTCGGTGAACACTAACGAGATACGATATAACACACTACAACTGTACGTCTCCCCGGATTAGAGAACAGTGCTGACGAACAAATGGTGCGACGAAATTTTTTTTGTCGTGGTGCGTAACGTGGTTCGATTTCCGCGTGTGTGTGTACGTGTTCAGAAAGAAGAGAATCGCTAATGAAAAATCGACGGGGATTTTCCGGGCAAGCTCTCTAGTATGTTATATCCTACTCTAACCGCTCGATTCGACCCTGAAGAATCGATTCGCGACAGACGGAGGAGAGTTCGACCGTCGTCATCCCCTACCGTATAGTTTCCCAACCGTTTCCGAACATCGCGAACAACTGGCGTCCCAATGAAAAATCTCCCGTGTTCACTTGTGCGATCTCTGGACCGTGAAACACAATGAATTTCTCCAACGTCGGGAAACTATGAACGACCAGGTGAAACGAGAAATTGGTCTCTCTTCGGGAGGGAGGCACGGAGAACCTGCGGAAACGGAtgggggaggggggaggggggtACATCTCGTCACGGCGGAATACCTAAACGAAGCTCCCTTAAAATacttagaaaacatttttttgttgatTTTACTTTATCTGCGGATAAGCTTACACGCTAAAGATAAGAGAGGGCGAGCGCGCCTCGCGACCGGGGCGATGGCCGATCGCGACGCGCACGCGGCTTCGTTTTTTTTGCGCAATTTGATTTGTTTTACTTTGCATCTCTCGATCGCGTGACCTATCACGCCGACACCACACGTCATCCCCTCGATCAGGACCGCTCCTCTGCCACGCGAAGACATTTCCGGGCGACGGGGTGTACACGGCACACACCCACCGGCCCTGAAGCAGAACTGGGCAGTGTTCATTTAAAGGAAAGCAAATCCGGGACCGTCGAGAGCAACAGCTACCATAATCTCTTTCTCTACCGTGCTACCCTTTCCTCGACAGTCGCGAATTAAATCCTTTACCCGCGAAGGCTGGGTCTCCCTAAAGACTCTATGATTGACCCGGAACTTTATCGATGTTGAAGTATCTGACAGAGATAAGAGACAAGCGAGACGCTTGAAGAAGAGGATCAATTTATTTCTGGATGCTCAATAACACGAATAAAGATTAGGTGTGATCAATTTGCCCAGCTCTGCCCTGAAATCTCTTGGGTGCACGGGGTGCTGGACGACGACAGGGGCTCAACCCCTTTGCGGCATCGCGGTCAGAAGGTAGTTGACCAAGAGGGAGCCGAGCATCGTCATCGTGGTGATGGCGATTCCGGATGCTCCGGATTTGAGGTTCAGCTGAGCCTTCAGTTCGCTCGGGACGTCGAGGTAGACGTTCTCGACACCGACCGTTTTGATCAGCTTCGACAACGACGACGCGTCCACCTTGTCGTCCTTGCTCGACCAGATGGTCAACGTCGTGTTCTTCACTTCGGTGCTGTTCATCAGCTTCTCAATCTGGGCGGGACTGACCGCGGCTAAGTTAGCTCTCACCGCGTAAGTGATCGGCTGAGTTAGATTCTTGCTCTTCAACGTGTCGATCGCAAGTTTCACCTGATGATCCGTGTAGCCTCGGGTCTGCTTGCCGTCGTTTTCGGTTTCGGGCCTGGAAACGGAATTGAATCAATCCGGGCAACGGTTGCGCACAAAACAGAGTCTAGTTTAAGATATTTTTTCTTCTAATTTTGGGGAAACATTTCGCGCGgtacatctctctctctctctctctctcttcgagtATTACCATGAAAGTAGACGAGAATGTGTTCGTTCAAATTATTCGCCGTCTCTtcagtaatatacagggtggtccgtttAAGTAagaccacctaaatatctctttaggttattgtgatggagaaaatatttgttacgtaatgtgcatggtgtcaaagGTCACATCGATGTTCCTTGATGCAtaacaacattttctttattgcatcgtgtaacattgacattgaccttgatctgaaggtaaaactttagttttcgaagatcaaggccatttcaaggtcatgctattgtaaatatctgaatgtatttatcGATCAgtgttacacgatgcaataaaaaagaaatgtgtagttatgtatcaaaaatcaccgatgaccttgataaatccgagaaaaatgaccttcggcaaaaatattcttgccagatatatTTTGGTCCATTGataccatgcacattacgtaacaaatacttTCTGCACCACAAGGTGGCCTTACTTAAACGGATCACCCTGTATGAaaagcggatttgatgcgtttatgagaaaaatgaggaggtgtaatttaaaccagtaaaaagattagaagaatttcaaaggaaattgtataaaagtatagtcggaaagaaaataaatttccatttcactccagtttgatgCAAATCAGGCAGAAAACGTTTATTTCGCatcaagatccgctgtctagtaatataaTAACCAAAGAAATAAGTGTCACGAAATGTCGGATTCGAGGAAAAGTACTCGTCCATCCTTTAACGCTAAAcccaccactgccggtcaaatgattttatatttttcattttacaattattgaaatgatgcaGTTGCTTGCGTGGGAATTGATTCGATAAGTTTCTTCATTCAAACGCATATTGTTTGCCTACTGTCATTCtgacaagtagactgcggatctttttatgtaattatcgtctttgaaaattttcgaaaaatgctaagatacaaaatacgacagaatttcgtacgattttaatttattcggcTAAAAAggctaccacggaaaataagatttcatttgaCATTCTTAAAACACGTGTATAGAAATTGCAAACTGTCGAAAACTCAACGTAGGCCAGAATTACTTATTTGATTTCCTTAAAATTCGTGTATAAAAAATGCCGAAAAATCAACGTTGCCAAAAATGGCAAATTGTCTATCGATAAAGACGAATTTTATGAAGAAAAAAAGGACAGTCATGATTCCCAGTTGTTTTTGCgccgaaaatgaaaaatatgacttTTGCAGAGATCTAAATGATTAGAAGATGTTTGATCATACTTGGTGCTCCATCCAATGGACAAGATGACGTTCTCATACTGCTTAGCCTCCTCCAGGAAAAGATTAGGTTTGACTACTGTGTTGTCAGCATTGATGGGTCCGGGGAATATGTCCGCGTTGATGAACACCGGGTATATCGCCTGAAATCGAACAGTTTTATCGATCAGCAGGGGAGTCGAGTAACAGTTTCGTGTCCCACgtgcaaagaaaaaagaaaatgaagaagATTCAAGCATGGAAGAGTTTTGCGTGGACGCTAAGAATTCCCGAGCGAGGAGCGCCGTGGAGCATCGGTAATCGGTGCATAAATATAGCGGCCGATTCCTAGAATATCCTTTTATCGGGAAGGCTTAGCGAGGCATTCTGCTGGCCAGAGAGCAGCTTCGTGAAAGATCCAGAACCAAGTAAAAATAACGGGCGCGTGTCTACGTACATTGGCGTTCAGCTTCTTCAGGATATCCCTACTCGCGGTGAAAGCCTCCATGCTCTTGAAGTCGAGCTTCAAGCCTTTCGTCGGGTTCTTCACGTGCACAGTGTTCAAGAAGTCTTCAAGAGACAGGTCGCTCGAGTTCGCAGGAGGATGTGCCATGATTGGTAATACTGTGACGTTGTCAGGAGATTTATAGCCCATGATCACGTCGGCTTCCAGCATATTCACCAACGCTTCAAAGAGAAAGAACAGAAGCTTCAAAACTTGCATCTTTACTAGGACACCCTTCGAAAACGattgatttttcgaaattgcTCCAATTTCAAGAAAGTCATTGGTTTCTAGCCGGGAAGGAAGAGGGATGACGTtatcattaacactaaacctatcgcgAGGGGTGAAATGACCCatttcagatttttcatttgaaaattattgaaattgtaaaggtgttttcacaatatatattataataaaggcagcacaaaatataaacaaatttcatcttgtcatttttataatacatcagtcacttttgatggtcgataggtttagcgttaatctTCGAGCAACattgagtaaatgaaattcaagattgcaagaaaataaaaaaaatttaaagataccaatattttattttccatctattcaaattattaagggaggaaATTTAATTCTATTTGGCTTCTATTTGTTGCAAACGATGCAGCcagtttttactttgcataaatatctgtaaTCTAATCCACACCAACGCTTCAAAGAGAAAGAACAGAAGCTTTAGAGCTTGCATCTTTACTAGGGCACCCTTCGAAAACGattgatttttcgaaattgcTCCAATTTCAAGAAAGTCATTCGTTTCTAAAGGGCGTCCGGATAGGTATGGACGGGGAGGGATGTGGATATGTGCGTATGTCTGTCACTGGTTGATTATCAGAGTGTACGTGCGTGGGTTGTGAAGGGATAGAAAGAGGATTGCAATGAGAAAAGGGAGGAAGAATGGCGGACGAGAAGCTGTGGGAAGTAAAGCGAGAAAGTCGACCGGCTTTGGCGCGCTGCACACACGTGCAACGGGAATATCGATCAG
This genomic window contains:
- the LOC143216781 gene encoding protein FAM151B isoform X1 codes for the protein MKGAIAVLLLAVLHSTMTNAAPMDPKIFFPELKGNLTNITWAHAVNNKEALREALANSLVNMLEADVIMGYKSPDNVTVLPIMAHPPANSSDLSLEDFLNTVHVKNPTKGLKLDFKSMEAFTASRDILKKLNANAIYPVFINADIFPGPINADNTVVKPNLFLEEAKQYENVILSIGWSTKPETENDGKQTRGYTDHQVKLAIDTLKSKNLTQPITYAVRANLAAVSPAQIEKLMNSTEVKNTTLTIWSSKDDKVDASSLSKLIKTVGVENVYLDVPSELKAQLNLKSGASGIAITTMTMLGSLLVNYLLTAMPQRG
- the LOC143216781 gene encoding protein FAM151B isoform X2; the protein is MTNAAPMDPKIFFPELKGNLTNITWAHAVNNKEALREALANSLVNMLEADVIMGYKSPDNVTVLPIMAHPPANSSDLSLEDFLNTVHVKNPTKGLKLDFKSMEAFTASRDILKKLNANAIYPVFINADIFPGPINADNTVVKPNLFLEEAKQYENVILSIGWSTKPETENDGKQTRGYTDHQVKLAIDTLKSKNLTQPITYAVRANLAAVSPAQIEKLMNSTEVKNTTLTIWSSKDDKVDASSLSKLIKTVGVENVYLDVPSELKAQLNLKSGASGIAITTMTMLGSLLVNYLLTAMPQRG